One Actinosynnema pretiosum DNA segment encodes these proteins:
- a CDS encoding intradiol ring-cleavage dioxygenase, with translation MHDDDEPIGTLLGRRQALTLLGAAGAALTLAGAAPAAPGEVTPEVDCVARPDQTEGPYFVDERLNRSDIRSDPSTGALSPGIPLTLSFTVLQIQSATCRPLPGAVVDLWQCDALGLYSDIPSEGTSGRKFLRGHQVSDSTGLARFVTILPGWYRGRTVHHHFKIRTTGASGGAYEFTSQLYLEEAFKANYLKQPPYSSKGSPDTTNARDGIYAQGGSQLLLKPTGSTSAGYAANFAIGLDLSDTGVGAPD, from the coding sequence GTGCACGACGACGACGAACCGATCGGAACCCTGCTGGGCAGGCGCCAGGCGTTGACCCTCCTGGGCGCGGCGGGCGCGGCCCTGACCCTGGCAGGCGCCGCCCCCGCCGCCCCCGGCGAGGTGACCCCCGAGGTGGACTGCGTGGCCCGCCCGGACCAGACCGAGGGCCCGTACTTCGTGGACGAGAGGCTCAACCGCTCCGACATCCGGTCGGACCCGTCCACCGGAGCGCTCTCCCCCGGCATCCCGCTCACCCTCTCCTTCACCGTGCTCCAGATCCAGTCCGCGACGTGCCGCCCCCTCCCCGGCGCGGTCGTGGACCTGTGGCAGTGCGACGCGCTCGGCCTGTACTCCGACATCCCGTCGGAGGGGACGAGCGGCCGGAAGTTCCTGCGCGGCCACCAGGTGAGCGACAGCACGGGCCTGGCGAGGTTCGTGACGATCCTGCCCGGCTGGTACCGGGGCAGGACGGTCCACCACCACTTCAAGATCCGGACGACGGGCGCGAGCGGAGGGGCGTACGAGTTCACCTCGCAGCTGTACCTGGAGGAGGCGTTCAAGGCGAACTACCTGAAGCAGCCCCCGTACAGCAGCAAGGGCTCCCCCGACACCACGAACGCCCGAGACGGCATCTACGCCCAGGGCGGCAGCCAACTCCTGCTGAAGCCGACCGGTTCGACGAGCGCCGGGTACGCGGCGAACTTCGCGATCGGGCTGGACCTGTCGGACACGGGGGTGGGGGCGCCCGACTAG
- a CDS encoding glycoside hydrolase family 43 protein, with translation MRATTHPRSGLVALVVLALAVTAFSAVTAGPARADNPVVQHIYTADPAPMVHNGRLYLYTGHDEDGSTYFTMKEWRVWSTTDMVNWTDHGSPMSVGTFAWASKDAWAGQAVERNGKFYWYVPVVNRATGRMAIGVGVSDSPTGPFRDAIGRPLAENGEIDPSVLIDDDGQAHLYWGNPNLWHARLNPDMVSLASAPAQIPLTTAGYGARTGNAQRPTLYEEGPWVYKRGGLYYNVFAAQCCSEFLAHSTAPTPTGPWTYRGVVMPTQGSSFTNHAGVIDYKGGSYLFYHNGALPGGGGYTRSVAVERFTYNADGTIPRLGMSTSGPPPADTLNPYARQEGETIAWGSGVETEVSSEGGMNLSHLENGDHVKVRSLAFGAGARTFTARVASATSGGALELRTDSPTGPVVGRCTAPGTGGWQTWTTVSCPVSGLSGTRDLYLRASGGSGYLFNVDWWRFTA, from the coding sequence GTGCGCGCCACGACCCACCCCCGCAGCGGCCTGGTCGCGCTGGTGGTCCTGGCGCTGGCCGTCACCGCGTTCAGCGCGGTGACGGCCGGCCCCGCCAGGGCGGACAACCCGGTGGTGCAGCACATCTACACCGCCGATCCGGCGCCGATGGTCCACAACGGACGGCTGTACCTGTACACCGGCCACGACGAGGACGGCTCGACCTACTTCACCATGAAGGAGTGGCGGGTCTGGTCCACCACCGACATGGTGAACTGGACCGACCACGGCTCGCCGATGAGCGTGGGCACCTTCGCGTGGGCCAGCAAGGACGCCTGGGCAGGGCAGGCGGTGGAGCGGAACGGGAAGTTCTACTGGTACGTGCCGGTGGTCAACCGGGCGACCGGCCGCATGGCCATCGGCGTCGGGGTCTCCGACAGCCCGACCGGCCCGTTCCGCGACGCGATCGGCCGCCCGCTGGCGGAGAACGGCGAGATCGACCCGTCGGTGCTCATCGACGACGACGGCCAGGCGCACCTGTACTGGGGCAACCCGAACCTGTGGCACGCGCGCCTGAACCCGGACATGGTCTCGCTGGCGAGCGCCCCCGCGCAGATCCCGCTGACCACCGCCGGGTACGGCGCGCGCACCGGGAACGCCCAGCGGCCCACCCTCTACGAAGAGGGGCCGTGGGTCTACAAGCGGGGCGGCCTGTACTACAACGTGTTCGCCGCGCAGTGCTGCTCGGAGTTCCTCGCCCACTCGACCGCGCCGACGCCCACCGGGCCGTGGACGTACCGGGGCGTGGTGATGCCGACGCAGGGCAGCAGCTTCACCAACCACGCGGGGGTGATCGACTACAAGGGCGGCTCGTACCTGTTCTACCACAACGGCGCCCTGCCGGGCGGCGGCGGTTACACCAGGTCGGTCGCGGTGGAGAGGTTCACCTACAACGCGGACGGCACGATCCCCAGGCTGGGCATGTCCACGTCGGGGCCGCCGCCCGCCGACACGCTGAACCCGTACGCGCGGCAGGAGGGCGAGACGATCGCGTGGGGCAGCGGGGTGGAGACCGAGGTGTCCAGCGAGGGCGGCATGAACCTGAGCCACCTGGAGAACGGCGACCACGTCAAGGTCCGCTCGCTGGCGTTCGGCGCGGGCGCGCGGACGTTCACCGCGCGCGTCGCGTCCGCGACGTCGGGCGGCGCGCTGGAGCTGCGCACGGACAGCCCGACCGGCCCGGTGGTCGGCCGCTGCACCGCGCCCGGCACGGGCGGCTGGCAGACCTGGACCACGGTGTCCTGCCCCGTGAGCGGGTTGTCGGGGACGCGTGACCTGTACTTGCGCGCGTCGGGCGGGAGCGGCTACCTGTTCAACGTCGACTGGTGGCGGTTCACCGCGTGA
- a CDS encoding endo-1,4-beta-xylanase, with amino-acid sequence MELTSRSVSRAGFGAVALAAALGATLLVSTPASAATTLGAAAAQTGRYFGAAVAAGRLSDSTYANILNREFNSVTAENEMKWDATEPNRGQFNYTAGDRILNQALSSGKRVRGHALLWHQQQPGWAQSLSGSALRQAALNHVTQVATHYRGKIHSWDVVNEAFADGGSGGRRDSNLQRTGNDWIEAAFRAARAADPAAKLCYNDYNTDGINAKSTGIYNMVRDFKSRGVPIDCVGLQSHLTNNAPSDYQANIKRFADLGVDVQITELDIAGSNQANAFGAVTRACLAVPRCTGITVWGIRDTDSWRGGENPLLFDGSGNKKAAYTSVLNALNAGGTTVPGETPPTTTPPTTPPTTTNPPQPGGCTASVSVNSWEGGFVATVKVTAGSSALSGWKVTTALPSGTSVTGSWSANGSGTSGTVDWTNVDYNGAVAAGQSTEFGFQGTGSAAGLSPACAAS; translated from the coding sequence ATGGAGCTGACATCGAGGTCAGTGTCCCGAGCCGGGTTCGGCGCGGTGGCGCTGGCCGCCGCGCTCGGAGCCACCCTGCTCGTGAGCACCCCCGCCAGCGCGGCCACGACCCTGGGCGCCGCAGCCGCCCAGACCGGCCGGTACTTCGGCGCGGCCGTCGCGGCGGGCAGGCTGAGCGACTCGACCTACGCGAACATCCTGAACCGCGAGTTCAACTCGGTCACCGCCGAGAACGAGATGAAGTGGGACGCCACCGAGCCCAACCGGGGCCAGTTCAACTACACCGCCGGTGACCGGATCCTCAACCAGGCGCTCAGCAGCGGAAAGCGGGTGCGCGGGCACGCCCTGCTGTGGCACCAGCAGCAGCCGGGCTGGGCGCAGAGCCTGAGCGGGTCCGCGCTGCGGCAGGCCGCGCTCAACCACGTCACCCAGGTCGCCACCCACTACCGGGGCAAGATCCACTCCTGGGACGTGGTGAACGAGGCGTTCGCCGACGGCGGCTCCGGGGGCAGGCGCGACTCGAACCTCCAGCGCACCGGCAACGACTGGATCGAGGCCGCGTTCCGCGCCGCCCGCGCGGCCGACCCCGCCGCGAAGCTCTGCTACAACGACTACAACACCGACGGGATCAACGCGAAGTCCACCGGGATCTACAACATGGTGCGGGACTTCAAGTCGCGCGGCGTGCCGATCGACTGCGTGGGCCTCCAGTCGCACCTGACGAACAACGCGCCGTCGGACTACCAGGCCAACATCAAGCGCTTCGCGGACCTGGGCGTGGACGTGCAGATCACCGAGCTGGACATCGCGGGCTCCAACCAGGCCAACGCCTTCGGCGCGGTGACCCGCGCGTGCCTGGCCGTGCCGCGCTGCACCGGCATCACCGTGTGGGGCATCCGCGACACCGACTCGTGGCGCGGCGGCGAGAACCCGCTGCTGTTCGACGGCAGCGGCAACAAGAAGGCCGCCTACACCTCGGTGCTGAACGCGCTGAACGCGGGCGGCACGACCGTGCCGGGCGAGACCCCGCCGACCACCACTCCCCCGACCACCCCGCCCACCACGACGAACCCGCCGCAGCCGGGCGGCTGCACGGCGTCGGTGTCGGTGAACTCGTGGGAGGGCGGTTTCGTCGCCACGGTCAAGGTGACCGCCGGGTCGAGCGCGCTCAGCGGCTGGAAGGTCACCACCGCATTGCCCTCGGGCACGTCGGTGACCGGCTCGTGGAGCGCGAACGGCAGCGGCACGTCCGGCACGGTGGACTGGACCAACGTCGACTACAACGGGGCCGTCGCGGCGGGCCAGTCGACCGAGTTCGGCTTCCAGGGCACCGGGAGCGCCGCCGGTCTCTCCCCGGCCTGCGCGGCGAGCTGA
- a CDS encoding glycoside hydrolase family 6 protein: MASIGKAAACAFSAALVAGAAVLVTGGGQTATAADSAFYTDPGSSSARWVAANPNDSRAAVIRDRVASVPQAKWFTTTNTSTVRSEVSAFVGAAASAGKIPIMVVYNIPNRDCGGASGGGAPSHQAYRAWVDEVAAGLGGRPASIILEPDVLPIMSNCQSADQQNQTKASMSYAGRKLKSGSGQAKVYFDIGNSDWLAPAEAANRLRGADVSGSSDGIASNVSNYRTTPAEVSYTKAILNALGDGRLKAVIDTSRNGNGPLGSEWCDPPGRAIGTPSTKNTGDSQIDAFLWVKIVGEADGCIASAGQFVPQRAYDLAVAAGPVPTTTSPTTTTPGGNPGGGCAVTHRVVSQWNGGFTGEVVVENRGSAISSWTLEFSAPGVTVTQGWNGTWTDTGDGVRVVNTAWNGALASGGRVTVGYNANYGGGTPPFSSPTLNGTACS; this comes from the coding sequence ATGGCGAGTATCGGCAAAGCAGCAGCGTGCGCGTTCTCCGCCGCGCTCGTGGCGGGCGCGGCCGTCCTGGTGACCGGGGGCGGGCAGACCGCCACCGCCGCGGACTCGGCGTTCTACACCGACCCCGGCAGCTCCAGCGCGAGGTGGGTGGCGGCCAACCCGAACGACTCGCGCGCGGCGGTCATCCGCGACCGGGTCGCCTCGGTGCCGCAGGCGAAGTGGTTCACCACCACCAACACCTCGACCGTCCGCTCGGAGGTCAGCGCCTTCGTGGGCGCGGCGGCCTCGGCCGGGAAGATCCCGATCATGGTCGTCTACAACATCCCCAACCGGGACTGCGGCGGCGCCAGCGGCGGCGGCGCGCCGTCCCACCAGGCGTACCGGGCGTGGGTGGACGAGGTCGCGGCCGGGCTCGGCGGGCGACCGGCGTCGATCATCCTCGAACCCGACGTGCTGCCGATCATGTCCAACTGCCAGAGCGCGGACCAGCAGAACCAGACCAAGGCGTCGATGTCCTACGCCGGCCGCAAGCTCAAGTCCGGCTCCGGGCAGGCGAAGGTCTACTTCGACATCGGCAACTCCGACTGGCTCGCGCCCGCCGAGGCCGCGAACCGGCTGCGCGGGGCCGACGTGTCCGGCAGCTCCGACGGCATCGCCAGCAACGTCTCCAACTACCGCACCACCCCGGCCGAGGTCTCCTACACCAAGGCGATCCTGAACGCGCTGGGCGACGGCAGGCTCAAGGCCGTCATCGACACCAGCCGCAACGGCAACGGGCCGCTCGGCAGCGAGTGGTGCGACCCGCCCGGCCGCGCCATCGGCACGCCCAGCACGAAGAACACCGGCGACTCGCAGATCGACGCCTTCCTGTGGGTCAAGATCGTCGGCGAGGCGGACGGGTGCATCGCGAGCGCGGGGCAGTTCGTGCCGCAGCGCGCCTACGACCTGGCGGTGGCGGCGGGGCCCGTGCCCACGACGACGTCGCCCACCACCACGACGCCGGGGGGCAACCCCGGCGGCGGCTGCGCGGTGACGCACCGCGTGGTCAGCCAGTGGAACGGCGGGTTCACCGGAGAGGTCGTCGTGGAGAACAGGGGGTCCGCGATCTCCTCGTGGACCCTGGAGTTCTCCGCGCCCGGTGTGACCGTCACGCAGGGGTGGAACGGGACGTGGACCGACACCGGTGACGGGGTCCGGGTCGTGAACACCGCCTGGAACGGAGCGCTCGCGTCCGGCGGACGGGTGACCGTCGGGTACAACGCGAACTACGGTGGCGGCACACCGCCGTTCTCGTCGCCGACGCTGAACGGGACCGCCTGCTCGTGA
- a CDS encoding cellulase family glycosylhydrolase: MTVLSPTHGRGRRWLAALAAVPLVAATLAASALAPPAASAAPPAKDWLHVQGNRIVDAAGNRVQLTGANWFGFNATERVFHGLWSANITEITKAMADRGVNLVRVPVSTQLLQEWKEGRTVAKPNINDYANPELAGMDNLQIFDFWLRLCERFGLKVLLDVHSAEADNSGHVHPVWYKGSVTPEVFYSTWEWVTARYKDNDTIIAVDVKNEPHGGPGDSPRAKWDGSTDVDNWKHTCETAGRRILAINPELLVLCEGNEVYPRPGKGWDAPDTNPDRTPNYFHTWWGGNLRGVAEHPVNLGANQDQLVYSPHDYGPLVFNQPWFDKPFTKESLITDVWRPNWLYLHEQGAAPLLIGEWGGRLGEDERQDRWMAALRDLIVEEGLHQTFWALNPNSGDTGGLLLDDWKTWDAAKYALLKPALWQHGGKFVSLDHQVPLGGEGSATGISLGQRYGDGGGPGDTTAPTAPTGLAVGTTTASSVALSWQAATDDVGVTGYDVYRGGAKVGTSATTSYVDTGLSGATTYSYSVRARDAAGNTSAASASRSATTLPGGGGGDAGCAAVLRVVNSWQGGYQGEVTVTNSGTAATRGWKVALTTASGTTISSVWNGTYASGAVTNAAHNGALAPAASAAFGLTGSGQASGVTITGCTTS, encoded by the coding sequence ATGACAGTGCTGTCACCGACCCACGGGCGCGGACGGCGGTGGCTGGCCGCGCTCGCGGCCGTCCCGCTGGTCGCCGCCACCCTCGCGGCCTCCGCGCTCGCCCCTCCCGCCGCCTCCGCCGCACCGCCCGCCAAGGACTGGCTGCACGTCCAGGGCAACCGGATCGTCGACGCGGCGGGCAACCGCGTCCAGCTCACCGGAGCCAACTGGTTCGGCTTCAACGCCACCGAGCGCGTCTTCCACGGCCTGTGGTCGGCCAACATCACCGAGATCACCAAGGCGATGGCCGATCGCGGCGTCAACCTCGTGCGCGTGCCCGTCTCCACCCAGCTGCTGCAGGAGTGGAAGGAGGGCAGGACCGTCGCCAAGCCGAACATCAACGACTACGCCAACCCCGAGCTCGCGGGGATGGACAACCTCCAGATCTTCGACTTCTGGCTCCGGCTGTGCGAGCGGTTCGGCCTGAAGGTCCTGCTGGACGTGCACAGCGCCGAGGCCGACAACTCCGGCCACGTGCACCCCGTCTGGTACAAGGGCTCGGTCACCCCGGAGGTGTTCTACTCCACCTGGGAGTGGGTCACCGCGCGCTACAAGGACAACGACACGATCATCGCCGTCGACGTCAAGAACGAGCCCCACGGCGGCCCCGGCGACTCGCCGCGCGCCAAGTGGGACGGCTCGACCGACGTCGACAACTGGAAGCACACCTGCGAGACCGCGGGCCGCCGCATCCTCGCGATCAACCCCGAGCTGCTGGTGCTGTGCGAGGGCAACGAGGTCTACCCGCGCCCCGGCAAGGGCTGGGACGCGCCCGACACCAACCCCGACCGCACGCCCAACTACTTCCACACCTGGTGGGGCGGCAACCTGCGCGGCGTCGCCGAGCACCCGGTGAACCTGGGCGCGAACCAGGACCAGCTCGTCTACTCCCCGCACGACTACGGCCCCCTGGTGTTCAACCAGCCGTGGTTCGACAAGCCGTTCACCAAGGAGTCGCTGATCACCGACGTGTGGCGGCCCAACTGGCTGTACCTGCACGAGCAGGGCGCCGCGCCGCTGCTGATCGGCGAGTGGGGCGGGCGGCTCGGCGAGGACGAGCGGCAGGACCGGTGGATGGCCGCGCTGCGCGACCTGATCGTCGAGGAGGGGCTGCACCAGACGTTCTGGGCGCTCAACCCGAACTCCGGCGACACCGGCGGGCTGCTGCTCGACGACTGGAAGACCTGGGACGCGGCCAAGTACGCGCTGCTCAAGCCCGCGCTGTGGCAGCACGGCGGCAAGTTCGTGAGCCTGGACCACCAGGTCCCGCTCGGCGGCGAGGGCTCCGCCACCGGCATCAGCCTCGGCCAGCGCTACGGCGACGGCGGCGGCCCCGGCGACACCACGGCCCCGACCGCGCCGACCGGGCTGGCGGTGGGCACGACCACCGCCTCGTCGGTCGCGCTGAGCTGGCAGGCCGCGACCGACGACGTCGGCGTCACCGGGTACGACGTGTACCGGGGCGGCGCGAAGGTCGGCACGAGCGCCACGACCTCCTACGTGGACACCGGGCTCAGCGGCGCCACCACCTACAGCTACTCGGTGCGGGCCAGGGACGCGGCGGGCAACACCTCGGCGGCCTCGGCCTCCCGCAGCGCGACGACCCTGCCGGGCGGCGGGGGCGGGGACGCCGGGTGCGCGGCGGTGCTGCGGGTGGTGAACAGCTGGCAGGGCGGCTACCAGGGCGAGGTCACCGTGACCAACTCCGGGACGGCGGCCACGCGGGGCTGGAAGGTCGCGCTGACGACCGCGTCCGGCACCACGATCTCCAGCGTGTGGAACGGGACCTACGCCTCGGGGGCGGTGACGAACGCCGCGCACAACGGCGCGCTGGCCCCGGCGGCGAGCGCCGCGTTCGGCCTGACCGGCTCCGGGCAGGCGTCCGGCGTCACGATCACCGGCTGCACGACCTCCTGA
- a CDS encoding TetR/AcrR family transcriptional regulator, with translation MDESTRARRPGGRSARVRAVVHRAAVELVAERGADRVTIPAVAERAGVSASTLYRRWGGLGALLADVAERAADSAPDLVGDLRADLAEQAAWTLSDLARPGGIAFFRAEVAPDVDERHAALRECLRRATARFQAVLDAAGARGEAAPSLERVLDRVVAPLHFRVVFSIAGTTEEYARALAHELLDGTR, from the coding sequence GTGGACGAGAGCACCCGCGCGCGACGCCCCGGCGGGCGCAGCGCGCGCGTGCGGGCGGTGGTGCACCGGGCCGCCGTGGAGCTGGTCGCCGAGCGCGGCGCGGACCGGGTGACCATCCCCGCCGTCGCCGAGCGGGCCGGGGTCAGCGCGAGCACGCTCTACCGGCGGTGGGGCGGACTGGGCGCGCTCCTGGCCGACGTCGCCGAGCGGGCCGCCGACAGCGCGCCCGACCTCGTCGGGGACCTGCGCGCCGACCTCGCGGAGCAGGCCGCGTGGACCCTGTCCGACCTGGCGCGCCCCGGAGGGATCGCGTTCTTCCGCGCGGAGGTCGCCCCGGACGTGGACGAGCGGCACGCCGCGCTGCGCGAGTGCCTGCGCCGGGCCACGGCCCGCTTCCAGGCGGTGCTGGACGCGGCGGGCGCGCGCGGCGAGGCGGCCCCGTCGCTGGAGCGGGTGCTGGACCGGGTCGTGGCCCCGCTGCACTTCCGCGTGGTGTTCTCGATCGCCGGGACCACCGAGGAGTACGCCCGCGCCCTCGCGCACGAGCTGCTGGACGGGACGCGGTAG
- a CDS encoding nuclear transport factor 2 family protein translates to MTTTPTARALGERFHAALVAGEWAALRALLHPDATWTLPGDNAVSGVVVGADAILERVRLIAGHGVSFELLHVLVGREDVALSLHNTARRDDAVLDEHLSVVCRLRDGRIARIETYLSDVPGMDAFFGG, encoded by the coding sequence ATGACCACCACCCCGACCGCCCGCGCCCTGGGAGAGCGGTTCCACGCCGCCCTGGTCGCCGGGGAGTGGGCCGCGCTCCGCGCGCTCCTGCACCCCGACGCCACCTGGACCCTGCCCGGCGACAACGCCGTGTCCGGGGTCGTCGTCGGGGCCGACGCGATCCTGGAGCGGGTGCGGCTCATCGCCGGGCACGGCGTGTCCTTCGAGCTGCTGCACGTCCTGGTCGGCCGGGAGGACGTGGCCCTGTCGCTGCACAACACCGCGCGCCGCGACGACGCCGTGCTCGACGAGCACCTGTCGGTGGTGTGCCGCCTGCGGGACGGGCGGATCGCGCGGATCGAGACCTACCTGTCCGACGTGCCCGGCATGGACGCCTTCTTCGGCGGGTGA
- a CDS encoding serine protease inhibitor produces the protein MSRSEWPELVGASADQVVAAIRAEHPGREVVVVPEGSFVTMDYREDRVRVFVTADGRVAEVPRIG, from the coding sequence GTGAGCAGGAGCGAGTGGCCGGAGCTGGTGGGCGCGTCGGCGGACCAGGTGGTCGCCGCGATCAGGGCCGAGCACCCCGGCCGCGAGGTCGTGGTGGTGCCGGAGGGCTCGTTCGTGACCATGGACTACCGGGAGGACCGGGTGCGCGTGTTCGTGACCGCCGACGGCCGGGTGGCCGAGGTCCCCAGGATCGGCTGA
- a CDS encoding sensor histidine kinase, whose protein sequence is MPGVVKWWPLVVVSGALAAQAWAGWPLGLRGALVLCLLTAVCAAALLAPRRPAPAAAVAVGSSFAVTGIFAGFTRALLLPGAGVGGVDGFEWLLGPLTLPETVAFAVLLASVVRVARPRVAAGCVAAVALLLAHALGVRGVRSVLERLPDGSVRPFAGGWAVTGLLLALAVLVGLLLRSHDRERAVALDRVRVEERLDIARELHDVVAHHVTGMLVQAQAALVVGERDPDAARRALPAIVDGGTDAVGAMRRLVGALRGKEDAATADLEADLRALVGRARESGLPVRVAVELPAPVPPELGRSVLRLVQEGLTNVRKHARDPGEVVVEVVREPTVVTVSVVDCGEPASFGRGGFGIEGMRERVELLGGRFHAGPTPTGWVVSAELPLVVRA, encoded by the coding sequence GTGCCGGGAGTCGTGAAGTGGTGGCCGCTCGTCGTGGTGTCGGGGGCGCTGGCCGCCCAGGCGTGGGCCGGGTGGCCGCTGGGCCTGCGGGGCGCGCTCGTGCTGTGCCTCCTCACCGCGGTGTGCGCCGCGGCGCTCCTCGCGCCGCGGCGGCCCGCGCCCGCCGCGGCGGTGGCTGTGGGCTCCTCGTTCGCGGTCACCGGGATCTTCGCCGGGTTCACCCGCGCCCTCCTGCTGCCCGGCGCGGGGGTGGGCGGCGTGGACGGGTTCGAGTGGCTGCTCGGGCCGCTCACCCTCCCGGAGACGGTCGCGTTCGCCGTGCTGCTCGCCTCGGTGGTCCGGGTCGCGCGACCGCGCGTCGCGGCTGGGTGCGTCGCGGCCGTGGCGCTGCTGCTCGCGCACGCGCTCGGGGTGCGCGGGGTCCGGTCGGTGCTCGAACGCCTGCCGGACGGCTCGGTGCGCCCCTTCGCGGGCGGGTGGGCGGTGACCGGGCTGCTGCTGGCGCTGGCCGTGCTCGTCGGGCTCCTGCTGCGCTCGCACGACCGGGAGCGCGCCGTCGCGCTGGATCGGGTGCGGGTGGAGGAGCGGCTCGACATCGCGCGCGAGCTGCACGACGTGGTGGCGCACCACGTGACCGGGATGCTGGTGCAGGCGCAGGCCGCGCTCGTGGTGGGGGAGCGGGACCCGGACGCCGCGCGCCGCGCGCTGCCCGCCATCGTGGACGGCGGGACGGACGCGGTCGGCGCGATGCGCAGGCTCGTGGGGGCGTTGCGCGGCAAGGAGGACGCGGCGACCGCCGACCTCGAGGCCGACCTGCGGGCGCTGGTGGGGCGGGCGCGCGAGTCCGGGCTGCCGGTGCGGGTGGCGGTCGAGCTGCCCGCGCCCGTGCCGCCCGAGCTGGGGCGGTCGGTGCTGCGCCTGGTGCAGGAGGGGCTGACCAACGTGCGCAAGCACGCCCGCGACCCCGGCGAGGTGGTGGTGGAGGTGGTGCGCGAGCCGACGGTCGTCACGGTGTCCGTCGTGGACTGCGGCGAGCCCGCGTCCTTCGGCAGGGGCGGGTTCGGGATCGAGGGGATGCGCGAGCGGGTGGAGCTGCTGGGCGGGCGGTTCCACGCCGGGCCGACGCCCACCGGGTGGGTCGTGTCCGCCGAGCTGCCCCTGGTGGTGCGGGCGTGA
- a CDS encoding response regulator gives MISVLVADDHEMVRAGFRMILDAQDDITVVADVADGEAAVRRARELRPDVCLVDIRMPELDGLRVTELLAPQAKVVVVTTFDTDENLHRALENGASGFLTKDAGPALLVESVRAAARGDVLISPDVTLRVLRSWTRPSASADVGLLTPRERDVVREVARGLGNREIGDALHLSLSTVKTHLAAAQGKTGARNRVELAAWAFRARLVEP, from the coding sequence GTGATCAGCGTGCTGGTCGCGGACGACCACGAGATGGTGCGCGCCGGGTTCCGGATGATCCTGGACGCGCAGGACGACATCACCGTCGTGGCCGACGTCGCGGACGGGGAGGCGGCGGTGCGGCGGGCGCGCGAGCTGCGGCCGGACGTGTGCCTGGTGGACATCAGGATGCCGGAGCTGGACGGGCTGCGGGTGACCGAGCTGCTGGCTCCGCAGGCGAAGGTGGTCGTGGTGACCACGTTCGACACCGACGAGAACCTGCACCGGGCGCTGGAGAACGGGGCGAGCGGGTTCCTCACCAAGGACGCCGGGCCCGCGCTGCTGGTGGAGTCGGTGCGGGCCGCCGCGCGCGGGGACGTGCTGATCTCGCCGGACGTGACGCTGCGGGTGCTGCGCAGCTGGACCAGGCCCTCGGCCTCGGCGGACGTCGGGCTGCTCACGCCGCGCGAGCGGGACGTGGTGCGGGAGGTGGCGCGCGGGCTGGGCAACCGGGAGATCGGGGACGCGCTGCACCTGTCGCTGTCCACGGTCAAGACGCACCTGGCGGCGGCGCAGGGCAAGACCGGGGCGCGGAACCGGGTGGAGCTGGCGGCGTGGGCGTTCCGGGCCCGGCTGGTCGAGCCCTAG
- a CDS encoding DUF4956 domain-containing protein: MPRLILFTIDLCAVALLVFGLYFPRYRRRDLVVAYLGVNIGVLAVASALSSSDVGAGLGLGMALFGVLSIIRLRSTELDQHEVAYYFCALALGILGALGTTSAWLNGGLMALVVAVMFLADHRRLFRGYRHQVLVLDSAFTDRAALVSHLERLLRARVHTVFVQRLDLVNETTVVDVRYAVTEPEPADGAASGAAAGLAAGAGVRR, encoded by the coding sequence ATGCCACGACTGATCCTGTTCACGATCGACCTCTGCGCGGTGGCGCTGCTCGTCTTCGGGCTGTACTTCCCGCGCTACCGCCGCCGCGACCTGGTCGTCGCCTACCTGGGCGTCAACATCGGCGTGCTCGCCGTGGCCAGCGCCCTCAGCTCCAGCGACGTCGGCGCGGGCCTGGGCCTGGGCATGGCGCTGTTCGGCGTGCTGTCCATCATCCGCCTGCGCTCCACCGAGCTGGACCAGCACGAGGTCGCCTACTACTTCTGCGCGCTGGCGCTGGGCATCCTCGGCGCGCTCGGCACCACCTCGGCCTGGCTCAACGGCGGGCTGATGGCGCTCGTCGTCGCCGTCATGTTCCTCGCCGACCACCGGCGGCTCTTCCGCGGCTACCGGCACCAGGTGCTCGTGCTGGACTCGGCGTTCACCGACCGCGCCGCGCTCGTCTCCCACCTGGAGCGGCTGCTGCGCGCGCGGGTGCACACCGTGTTCGTGCAGCGGCTCGACCTGGTCAACGAGACCACGGTCGTGGACGTGCGCTACGCGGTGACCGAGCCCGAGCCCGCTGACGGGGCCGCTTCCGGGGCCGCCGCCGGTCTCGCCGCCGGGGCGGGGGTCCGCCGGTGA